A genomic stretch from Telopea speciosissima isolate NSW1024214 ecotype Mountain lineage chromosome 7, Tspe_v1, whole genome shotgun sequence includes:
- the LOC122670014 gene encoding serine/threonine-protein phosphatase PP1-like, with amino-acid sequence MMMTIEGTMDATILDDIIRRLLEGKGGKQVQLSESEIRQICVNARHVFLSQPTLLHLNTPIKICGDVHGQYQDLLRHFDSGGFPPTANYLFLGDYVDRGKQSLETICLLLAYKVRYPNNIFLLRGNHEDAKINRIYGFYDECKRRFNVRLWKIFTDCFNCLPLAALIDEKILCMHGGLSPELDNVNQINDLSRPIEIPDNGLICDLLWSDPDPHIEGWAESDRGVSCMFGADRVATFLERNDLDLICRGHQVVEDGYEFFAKRRLVTIFSAPNYGGEFDNVGALLSVDEDLVCSFQILKPMDNKPVELKPAEHKPAEHKSAECSSNTSGLTLKKALLSTGSPGFR; translated from the exons ATGATGATGACGATTGAGGGTACGATGGATGCGACGATTTTGGACGATATCATTCGAAGGCTTTTGGaaggaaaagggggaaaacaGGTTCAATTATCTGAGAGTGAGATCCGGCAGATCTGCGTCAACGCCAGACATGTCTTCCTTTCCCAgcccactctgcttcatctcaaCACTCCCATCAAAATCTGCG GTGATGTACATGGGCAGTACCAAGACCTTTTGAGACACTTTGATAGTGGTGGCTTTCCTCCCACTGCAAACTACCTTTTTCTTGGGGATTATGTTGATCGTGGCAAGCAAAGCTTAGAGACTATATGTTTGCTTCTAGCCTACAAAGTGAGGTATCCTAACAATATCTTCCTTTTAAGGGGGAACCATGAAGATGCAAAAATTAATAGAATATATGGTTTCTATGACGAGTGTAAAAGAAGGTTTAATGTCCGACTATGGAAGATTTTCACCGACTGCTTTAATTGTTTGCCTTTGGCCGCACTCATTGACGAAAAGATACTTTGCATGCATGGGGGTCTCTCTCCAGAATTGGATAATGTGAATCAAATAAATGACCTTTCAAGGCCTATTGAGATTCCAGATAATGGTCTAATTTGTGATTTGCTATGGTCTGATCCTGATCCCCATATTGAGGGGTGGGCTGAGAGTGATCGAGGTGTTTCATGTATGTTTGGAGCTGATAGGGTTGCTACATTTTTGGAGAGAAATGATCTTGATCTAATATGTCGAGGCCATCAG GTTGTAGAGGATGGGTATGAGTTCTTTGCGAAACGAAGATTAGTCACAATATTTTCAGCTCCAAATTATGGTGGGGAATTCGATAATGTAGGTGCTTTATTGAGTGTTGATGAAGATCTAGTGTGTTCTTTTCAAATCTTGAAACCAATGGATAACAAACCAGTCGAACTCAAACCAGCTGAACACAAACCAGCTGAACACAAATCAGCTGAATGCAGTTCTAATACATCGGGGTTGACTCTTAAGAAG